A single uncultured Acetobacterium sp. DNA region contains:
- a CDS encoding universal stress protein, producing MFNKMLMISEISTAFPEMIKCIDGMKVLGTKDCLLVQSFNPKEVDEGISTYLNLKPMFDDNLKKQVEILELQGFNVQTRRVSGNQKNAINHIAESEACDLIVISTAKRSMLGSVILDGVTNNVIIHSSIPVLLIRDPEYLSEDSSIPQKCDLNSHVLYLTDFSDNATIAFQYVKNMVEKGVQNVTILHVQDKSKIEPYVSERLSEFNEKDTERMEKLKKQLLDIRAINVDIQLPYGSPTAEAMRVIKDEKISLVVLGTQGRGFIKEVFMGSVSHNIVRHAPTSVLLIPGKRE from the coding sequence ATGTTTAATAAAATGTTAATGATTTCTGAGATATCAACTGCATTTCCAGAAATGATAAAATGTATCGATGGCATGAAAGTATTGGGTACAAAAGACTGTTTACTCGTTCAAAGTTTCAATCCTAAAGAAGTGGACGAAGGTATTTCGACTTATTTAAATCTAAAACCAATGTTTGATGATAATCTCAAAAAACAAGTTGAAATACTTGAATTACAAGGTTTCAATGTTCAAACCCGTCGTGTTTCTGGTAATCAGAAAAATGCAATTAATCATATTGCCGAATCAGAAGCGTGTGATTTGATTGTGATCAGTACTGCCAAACGTTCAATGCTTGGATCCGTAATTTTGGATGGTGTCACCAATAATGTCATTATTCATTCATCGATTCCAGTGCTTCTGATCCGTGATCCTGAGTATCTAAGCGAAGACTCATCGATTCCACAAAAATGCGATCTGAATAGCCATGTGCTTTATCTGACTGATTTTTCAGATAATGCCACCATCGCTTTTCAATATGTTAAAAACATGGTTGAAAAAGGCGTTCAAAATGTTACGATTCTCCATGTTCAGGATAAATCAAAAATTGAGCCCTACGTTTCCGAGCGACTTTCTGAATTTAATGAAAAAGATACTGAACGGATGGAAAAGCTGAAAAAACAATTGTTGGATATTCGTGCAATTAACGTCGATATTCAACTCCCTTATGGGTCGCCAACTGCTGAAGCGATGCGAGTCATCAAAGATGAAAAAATCTCTTTAGTTGTTTTAGGTACCCAGGGCAGAGGTTTTATTAAAGAAGTATTTATGGGTAGTGTTAGCCATAATATTGTCCGTCATGCCCCCACCTCCGTTTTACTTATTCCTGGCAAACGAGAATAG
- a CDS encoding PfkB family carbohydrate kinase — MAARILLVGSVMMDLILRCERAPEPSESVLGHDYRNAPGGKGSNAAVAAARTGAKVSAYATIGDDSNGEYLLDCWKKEGVDTTHTITKPSANTGFVAITLEDNGQNRLIIFPGANMLTPPDQLEKAFKDDFDAVLLQFEIPLETNAKAIEIANRKGIITVLDAGPAQDYPLEKLPPVTILSPNETETKALVGIYPADEASCREAAQKLMERNGCKFVALKLGDRGSYLYGDGLDVLIPPYKVDAIDPTAAGDAYTGTLAKAFVEMGDLVAAAKYASASGALTCTQLGAQPSLPTAAEIDAFLATQK, encoded by the coding sequence ATGGCAGCTCGTATTTTATTAGTCGGCAGTGTAATGATGGATCTTATTCTTCGGTGTGAACGTGCACCAGAACCCAGTGAAAGTGTTTTAGGACACGATTACCGTAACGCCCCAGGCGGAAAAGGGAGCAATGCGGCCGTTGCCGCCGCCCGTACCGGTGCCAAGGTATCGGCTTATGCCACCATCGGCGATGACTCCAACGGCGAATATCTACTTGATTGCTGGAAAAAAGAAGGCGTTGATACCACTCATACCATCACCAAACCTAGTGCCAACACCGGATTTGTGGCGATCACCCTGGAAGACAACGGTCAAAACCGCTTGATCATCTTCCCTGGCGCCAACATGCTTACGCCGCCGGATCAATTGGAAAAAGCATTTAAGGATGACTTTGATGCGGTGCTGCTGCAGTTTGAAATTCCCCTGGAAACAAATGCCAAGGCGATCGAAATCGCTAATCGAAAAGGCATCATCACCGTTTTGGATGCCGGCCCGGCGCAAGATTATCCGCTGGAAAAATTGCCACCGGTAACGATTCTATCCCCTAATGAAACTGAAACCAAGGCGCTGGTGGGGATCTATCCCGCTGATGAAGCGTCCTGCCGGGAAGCGGCCCAAAAACTGATGGAACGCAACGGCTGTAAATTTGTTGCCCTTAAACTGGGTGATCGCGGTTCCTATCTCTATGGCGATGGTCTGGATGTGCTGATTCCACCTTACAAGGTAGATGCCATTGACCCCACCGCCGCTGGCGATGCCTACACTGGCACCTTAGCCAAAGCGTTTGTGGAAATGGGCGACCTGGTCGCAGCGGCCAAATATGCCAGTGCCTCCGGTGCGCTGACCTGTACTCAATTGGGCGCTCAACCATCGTTGCCGACAGCCGCCGAGATTGATGCTTTCCTGGCTACCCAAAAATAA
- a CDS encoding DUF3089 domain-containing protein, translating to MKKRKLILVLTTLGLSLFLLGGCQSKKDVTDYSKAEHWLNVPTTVDKEVDVFYLYPTTYSPADQTNPSISTIDDSGMVANAKLAFDRQATAFETVANIYAPYYRQDNLSSVDREETIAGIPTTDATAAFDYYIKHYNNGRPFILAGHSQGADVTSNLLSGYLKEHPDVYKRMVVAYVIGFTVTDDYLAQNPHLKFAEGPDDTGVIVSYNTEAETVLPPGNPVVTAGALVINPINWKLDETRATAAENLGSIALNRDGSAVRNAEGKIEPVMNYADAQIDLEKGALICSTANVDLLSPGSATFGKGVYHTFDYPFYYFNLRENADNRTNKYFEKEKTSK from the coding sequence ATGAAAAAGAGAAAACTGATTTTGGTTCTAACCACGCTGGGACTGAGTCTCTTCCTATTGGGAGGCTGTCAAAGCAAAAAAGATGTCACCGATTATTCAAAAGCCGAACACTGGTTGAACGTCCCGACGACCGTGGATAAAGAGGTCGATGTTTTTTATCTCTACCCTACCACCTATTCGCCTGCCGACCAGACCAACCCCAGCATCAGTACCATCGATGACTCCGGGATGGTTGCCAATGCCAAACTGGCTTTTGACCGCCAGGCCACGGCCTTTGAAACAGTGGCTAACATTTATGCCCCCTACTATCGTCAGGATAATTTATCCAGCGTCGATCGGGAAGAAACCATTGCCGGTATTCCCACCACCGATGCCACGGCCGCCTTTGACTACTACATCAAACATTACAACAATGGCCGTCCCTTTATTCTGGCCGGTCATTCCCAGGGCGCTGACGTGACGAGCAATCTATTATCTGGCTATTTAAAAGAGCACCCGGATGTCTATAAACGAATGGTAGTTGCTTATGTCATCGGCTTTACGGTAACCGATGATTATCTGGCTCAAAACCCTCATTTGAAATTTGCAGAAGGCCCGGATGATACCGGGGTTATTGTTTCTTATAATACTGAAGCGGAAACCGTCTTGCCACCGGGTAATCCGGTTGTTACCGCAGGGGCACTGGTCATCAATCCGATTAATTGGAAGCTCGACGAAACCCGGGCCACCGCCGCTGAAAACCTCGGCTCGATTGCCTTAAATCGCGATGGCTCGGCCGTCAGAAATGCCGAAGGAAAAATTGAACCGGTGATGAATTATGCTGATGCGCAAATTGATCTGGAAAAAGGAGCCCTGATTTGCAGCACCGCCAATGTGGATCTGCTCTCGCCGGGGAGTGCCACCTTTGGCAAGGGCGTTTACCATACCTTTGATTATCCCTTTTATTACTTTAATCTGAGAGAGAACGCCGATAATCGGACAAATAAATATTTTGAGAAAGAAAAAACCAGTAAATAA
- a CDS encoding carbon starvation CstA family protein — protein sequence MNILFIVGGGALILVIAYFTYGKFITKNVFELDDENVVPSVAMEDGVDYVPTDAKYLAGQHFSAIAAAGPVTGPIIAGIAFGWIPTLIWILVGTILIGGVHDMGSLVTSIRHKATGIADTMKEYVSKRVWIIFNIFIFFTLIMIIVAFTDITTSSFVNTITLADGTSIGGGATATSSILYLILPVIMGFLLKFTKLKLSVATIIFLPLVGIAIWIGQYIPFNLQEVLGLNSPQDAQKIWNVIIIAYCFIAGIVPVWALLQPRGHLGGYFLYATLLVSFIGILFGGFPTQYPGFTTAFGSDEFWRPMFPMLFITVACGACSGFHSLVSTGTTSKQLAKESDAKPIGYGMMLAEAVVALIALSTVMMLPKGDVLLSQSPNFIYANGLGSFMGLLGISKAFGISFGLMAFTTFVYDTLDVCTRLGRYIFQELTNMRGWSGRIISALLIGGIPLILMSINLTDPSGAPIAVWSLFWKTFGASNQLLAALALIGITVWLQRTAQHAKAWLATFIPAVFMLVMSIWALIRTFASYTFVNGVFVMPAGTNAVVPGLCLVYLVLAIWVVFECSPALVKNAKRLPLVIDPIG from the coding sequence ATGAATATACTTTTTATTGTCGGCGGCGGGGCATTGATTCTGGTCATTGCCTATTTCACCTACGGGAAATTTATCACCAAAAATGTGTTTGAACTAGATGATGAGAACGTGGTTCCATCAGTGGCAATGGAAGATGGGGTGGACTATGTTCCCACCGACGCCAAATATCTGGCTGGCCAGCATTTTTCAGCCATCGCGGCGGCTGGCCCGGTAACCGGCCCAATTATCGCCGGTATCGCTTTCGGTTGGATTCCAACCCTGATCTGGATTCTGGTGGGGACGATTCTAATCGGCGGCGTCCATGACATGGGCTCCCTGGTCACATCCATTCGTCATAAAGCCACCGGTATTGCCGACACCATGAAAGAATATGTATCCAAACGGGTCTGGATCATTTTCAATATTTTCATTTTTTTTACCCTGATTATGATCATTGTGGCCTTTACTGATATTACCACCTCGTCCTTTGTCAATACCATCACCTTAGCTGACGGCACCTCCATCGGCGGCGGAGCCACCGCGACCTCTTCTATTTTATATTTAATCCTGCCGGTTATTATGGGGTTTCTGCTAAAATTTACCAAGCTGAAGCTCAGTGTTGCCACCATCATTTTCCTGCCTTTAGTCGGCATTGCGATTTGGATTGGACAATACATCCCTTTTAACCTTCAGGAAGTGTTGGGCTTGAATTCTCCCCAGGATGCTCAAAAAATCTGGAATGTCATTATTATCGCTTATTGTTTTATTGCCGGGATTGTGCCGGTCTGGGCACTGTTACAACCCCGGGGGCATTTGGGCGGCTATTTTCTTTATGCCACCCTGCTGGTTTCCTTTATCGGGATACTCTTCGGCGGCTTCCCAACCCAATATCCCGGTTTTACCACCGCCTTTGGCTCCGATGAATTCTGGCGACCGATGTTCCCAATGCTGTTTATCACGGTGGCCTGCGGGGCCTGCTCGGGTTTCCACAGCCTGGTCAGCACCGGCACCACCTCCAAACAATTAGCTAAAGAAAGTGACGCTAAACCGATTGGCTACGGTATGATGTTGGCTGAGGCAGTGGTAGCACTGATCGCCTTATCAACAGTGATGATGCTGCCCAAAGGCGATGTACTGCTGTCCCAGTCACCCAACTTCATCTACGCCAACGGTCTGGGGTCGTTTATGGGATTATTGGGAATCAGTAAAGCCTTTGGGATTTCCTTTGGCTTAATGGCCTTTACCACCTTTGTTTATGACACCCTGGATGTTTGTACCCGTCTCGGCCGTTATATTTTTCAGGAACTCACCAATATGCGCGGCTGGTCGGGACGGATTATCTCGGCTCTACTGATTGGCGGGATTCCGCTGATACTGATGTCCATCAATTTAACCGATCCTTCCGGGGCTCCAATTGCCGTGTGGAGTCTGTTCTGGAAAACCTTTGGCGCTTCTAATCAGCTGTTGGCAGCGCTGGCATTGATCGGCATTACCGTTTGGCTGCAGCGCACTGCGCAGCATGCCAAAGCCTGGCTGGCAACTTTTATCCCAGCCGTTTTCATGCTGGTCATGAGTATCTGGGCATTAATTCGTACCTTCGCATCTTACACCTTTGTTAACGGTGTCTTTGTCATGCCGGCTGGAACGAATGCTGTTGTGCCGGGTCTCTGTCTGGTATATCTGGTTCTGGCGATTTGGGTGGTCTTTGAATGCTCACCAGCTTTGGTAAAAAACGCCAAGCGCCTGCCGCTGGTGATTGACCCGATTGGATAA
- a CDS encoding TraX family protein, translating to METVPKATVVRCFNFAKAYKQTREGVGQMTSTTLKVIALLLMFLDHVGQFIPGAPLWLHWVGRISAPVFMFCMAWGFYYTHDRKKYLLRMYLFGVGMGVIDIICNNIYPDPVAMISNNIFVTLFLVGVIIWLIELRKKDNKKGLKYIGLFSVYQILTTILCILAGQLLPLTGMMSFIGAITANLIFNEGSFIFVFLGVLIYFNRTDPKRLIVAYGLFCVGFLALEWSIDPRVSALFYSNYQWMMIAALPFMLMYNGEKGRGMKYLFYIFYPVHIVVLFFIGNIFF from the coding sequence GTGGAAACTGTACCCAAAGCAACCGTTGTTCGATGTTTTAATTTCGCAAAGGCCTATAAACAAACCAGAGAAGGAGTTGGACAGATGACATCGACAACCTTAAAAGTAATTGCACTACTGCTAATGTTCTTAGATCATGTGGGGCAGTTTATTCCGGGAGCGCCCTTATGGCTGCATTGGGTGGGGCGCATCTCGGCACCTGTTTTTATGTTCTGCATGGCCTGGGGATTCTATTACACCCATGACCGCAAGAAATATCTGTTGCGGATGTACCTCTTCGGTGTGGGGATGGGTGTTATCGACATCATTTGCAATAATATTTATCCCGATCCGGTGGCAATGATCTCCAATAATATTTTTGTAACCCTGTTTCTGGTTGGCGTGATTATCTGGCTGATCGAACTCCGAAAAAAGGACAACAAAAAAGGCCTGAAATACATCGGCCTTTTCTCGGTTTATCAGATTCTGACCACCATTCTCTGTATACTGGCGGGTCAATTGCTGCCGCTTACCGGGATGATGAGCTTTATTGGCGCCATCACCGCCAATCTTATTTTTAACGAGGGCAGTTTTATCTTTGTTTTTCTGGGGGTGCTGATCTACTTTAATCGCACCGATCCCAAACGGCTGATTGTCGCTTATGGGCTCTTCTGTGTGGGCTTTCTGGCGCTGGAATGGTCAATCGATCCGCGAGTGTCAGCGCTGTTTTACAGCAATTATCAGTGGATGATGATTGCTGCCCTGCCCTTTATGCTGATGTATAATGGAGAAAAGGGCAGAGGCATGAAATACCTGTTCTACATTTTCTATCCGGTGCATATTGTGGTGTTATTTTTTATCGGCAATATTTTCTTTTGA
- a CDS encoding cold-shock protein — MNGTVKWFNSEKGFGFITGEDGKDVFAHFSQIQSSGYKSLEEGQEVSFEITQGPKGPQAENIQVI; from the coding sequence ATGAATGGTACAGTGAAATGGTTTAACTCAGAAAAAGGTTTTGGTTTTATTACAGGGGAAGATGGTAAAGATGTATTTGCACATTTTTCACAAATTCAATCAAGCGGTTACAAGTCTTTAGAAGAAGGCCAAGAAGTTTCTTTTGAAATCACTCAAGGACCTAAAGGCCCACAAGCCGAAAATATTCAAGTTATCTAA
- a CDS encoding exopolyphosphatase, with product MRLVTRSDFDGLICGMLLKEAGIIDDWIFVHPKDLQDGLFSPTDNDVLANVPYVPGCGMWFDHHTSEKDRLGWEPGVEGESRLAPSAARIIYEYYGGAGRFPNYENMILSVDKVDSGNLTQDEILNPTGWILLGFISDPRTGLGRFRDFRISNYQLMEELINLFRNLSIEEILELPDIKERVELYLDQSRLFAAMVKAHTTIVENVIITDLRDVETIYTGNRFMIYSLYPEQNVSLWIVDGKQKQNVSIACGYSILNRTCTVDIGKLMLKYGGGGHQMVGTCQIPYDDANPTIDAIVDVLKNK from the coding sequence ATGCGTTTAGTTACTCGTTCTGATTTTGACGGTTTAATATGTGGCATGCTGCTAAAAGAAGCCGGTATCATTGACGACTGGATTTTTGTTCATCCAAAAGACCTGCAAGACGGGCTCTTTTCCCCCACTGACAATGATGTGCTGGCCAATGTTCCCTATGTACCCGGTTGTGGTATGTGGTTTGATCACCATACGTCAGAGAAAGATCGGTTGGGCTGGGAGCCCGGTGTCGAAGGCGAAAGCCGTTTAGCCCCTTCCGCAGCCCGGATTATTTATGAATATTATGGCGGCGCGGGGCGTTTTCCCAATTATGAAAACATGATTCTTTCCGTCGACAAGGTCGACTCCGGCAATCTTACTCAGGATGAGATCTTAAACCCCACCGGTTGGATCTTGCTTGGTTTCATTTCCGATCCCCGCACTGGCCTGGGTCGTTTCCGAGATTTCAGGATCAGCAATTATCAATTGATGGAAGAACTGATTAATCTCTTTAGAAATCTCTCGATCGAAGAAATTCTGGAACTACCAGACATAAAAGAACGGGTTGAGCTTTATTTAGATCAGTCCCGACTCTTTGCGGCGATGGTCAAAGCCCATACAACCATCGTTGAAAATGTCATTATCACCGATTTGCGGGATGTCGAGACGATTTACACCGGTAATCGCTTCATGATCTACAGCCTTTATCCGGAACAGAATGTTTCGCTCTGGATCGTTGATGGCAAACAAAAACAGAATGTCTCCATTGCCTGCGGTTACAGCATCCTCAATCGCACCTGTACGGTCGATATTGGCAAGCTGATGCTCAAGTACGGCGGCGGCGGTCATCAAATGGTTGGCACCTGCCAGATTCCCTATGATGATGCCAATCCCACCATCGACGCAATCGTCGATGTCTTAAAAAACAAATAG
- a CDS encoding VanZ family protein, producing MEKKKLIMIVVWVLTLVWMGIIFYLSNQPAVQSSQLSSGVTKRLVIIIENFVPGINNLEFESLETGIRKNAHFIAYFVLGILTLLSLKLGNIKKAALLALFICISYAMSDEFHQLFVFGRSCQFSDVLIDTAGALLGILLAFTIIKIMARRF from the coding sequence ATGGAAAAGAAAAAATTAATAATGATTGTGGTTTGGGTTTTGACCCTTGTGTGGATGGGCATTATATTTTACTTATCCAATCAGCCGGCGGTTCAATCATCTCAGCTCAGCAGCGGCGTCACAAAAAGGTTAGTCATCATTATCGAAAACTTCGTTCCGGGGATAAACAATCTTGAGTTTGAGAGTCTCGAAACCGGCATTAGAAAAAATGCTCATTTTATTGCTTATTTTGTTTTAGGAATTCTGACGTTGCTGTCATTAAAACTAGGCAATATCAAAAAAGCGGCGTTATTGGCATTATTTATTTGTATATCATATGCCATGAGTGACGAATTTCATCAGTTATTCGTGTTCGGCAGATCCTGTCAATTCAGCGATGTACTCATTGATACTGCAGGAGCACTGCTCGGAATTTTACTCGCATTCACAATTATCAAAATTATGGCCCGGCGATTTTAA
- the recQ gene encoding DNA helicase RecQ, which produces MTLTKNLSRYFGYDTFKAGQEKIITAAVNGQDVLGIMPTGGGKSLCYQLPAIQMTGITLVISPLISLMKDQVDALEEMGIPATFLNSSLDDASYEKRLEGIRNNHYKLLYIAPERLCAPTFIDLVRQLDIAMVAVDEAHCISQWGHDFRPHYREIPDFIANISPRPVVAAYTATATLKVIDEIKDLLALRNPVESIIGFDRPNLLYQVIKTGDKLGYVRNTITREFPDQSGIIYCATRKTVESVTEKFRSLGLSAGAYHGGMSPENREKNQQDFINDRINIMVATNAFGMGINKPDVRFIIHYNMPQNMEAYYQEAGRGGRDGEVSHCTILYSPADIVKQKQLIQLNQTSPEREKLLFENLQYLVDYCHTNDCLRKSILQYFGETADYERCGNCGNCLDQSEMVDITEDAQKILSCIYRMKNRFGLNMVISVLRGSKNKKVLELRFDELSTYGIMTNQTTESLREIIMTLVAKGYIMVTADEYPVLKLTTAAGKILKGEEPVFHKKHLLNIPAGKSKPTGKSKPPVDCDEALFLELKALRKAIAQEKGLPPYVIFHDATLKEMAAYFPRTEADFLAINGVGQARYDHYGEVFIQEIKRFAENNPIEIRTRPELETSYTESSPIKKRIDPNTEEKATPDKDAKIPSCDITYDLFMQGQTIAEIAVQRELTENTVLGHLFRCDQEEKPVDWSGFVDQEKEIQIINAIGTVGLEGLKPIKEALPTDCSYEDIKIVIHKNSLR; this is translated from the coding sequence TTGACACTTACAAAAAACTTGAGTCGTTATTTCGGCTATGATACATTTAAAGCAGGTCAGGAAAAGATCATCACTGCCGCCGTAAATGGCCAGGACGTGTTGGGAATTATGCCCACCGGTGGGGGGAAATCCTTGTGTTATCAGCTTCCGGCGATACAAATGACAGGGATCACGCTGGTTATTTCGCCGCTGATTTCGCTGATGAAGGATCAGGTCGATGCCCTGGAAGAAATGGGCATCCCGGCGACCTTTTTAAACAGCAGTCTGGATGATGCAAGCTATGAAAAACGTCTGGAAGGCATCCGGAACAATCACTATAAATTGCTTTATATTGCCCCGGAACGGCTGTGCGCCCCGACCTTTATTGACCTTGTCAGACAACTTGATATCGCCATGGTAGCCGTCGATGAAGCCCATTGTATCAGTCAGTGGGGGCATGATTTTAGACCACATTACCGGGAAATTCCCGACTTTATTGCCAATATTTCACCTCGGCCGGTGGTGGCTGCCTATACCGCCACTGCCACCCTTAAGGTTATCGATGAAATTAAGGACTTGCTGGCGCTGCGAAACCCAGTGGAATCGATCATCGGCTTTGACCGGCCCAATCTGCTCTACCAAGTCATTAAAACCGGTGACAAGCTGGGCTATGTTCGCAATACCATTACCCGGGAATTCCCGGATCAGTCCGGCATCATTTACTGCGCCACCCGTAAAACAGTGGAGAGTGTCACCGAAAAATTCAGAAGCTTGGGGCTTTCAGCCGGTGCCTATCACGGAGGGATGAGCCCAGAGAATCGGGAAAAGAATCAGCAGGACTTTATTAATGACCGCATTAACATCATGGTGGCCACCAATGCCTTTGGGATGGGGATTAACAAGCCGGATGTCCGCTTTATCATCCATTACAATATGCCCCAGAACATGGAGGCCTATTATCAGGAAGCCGGCCGTGGTGGTCGGGACGGGGAAGTCAGCCACTGCACCATTTTATATTCTCCAGCCGATATTGTTAAACAAAAACAGCTGATCCAACTCAACCAGACCTCACCCGAGCGGGAAAAACTGCTTTTTGAAAATCTCCAATATCTGGTGGATTATTGCCACACCAACGACTGTCTCAGAAAAAGCATCCTCCAGTATTTCGGCGAAACCGCCGACTACGAACGTTGCGGCAATTGCGGCAACTGCCTGGATCAATCAGAAATGGTGGATATTACCGAGGATGCCCAGAAAATACTCTCGTGTATCTATCGGATGAAAAACCGCTTTGGTCTGAATATGGTGATTTCAGTACTGCGGGGTTCCAAAAACAAAAAGGTTCTGGAGCTGCGTTTTGACGAACTGTCAACCTATGGCATTATGACGAATCAGACCACTGAGAGTCTCCGGGAAATCATCATGACGCTGGTCGCCAAGGGCTATATTATGGTTACCGCCGATGAATATCCGGTGCTTAAATTAACAACCGCCGCTGGCAAGATATTAAAAGGCGAGGAACCGGTTTTTCATAAAAAACATTTATTAAATATACCGGCAGGTAAATCAAAACCCACGGGCAAATCCAAACCACCGGTGGATTGCGACGAAGCCTTGTTTTTGGAACTCAAGGCGCTGCGAAAAGCAATTGCCCAGGAAAAAGGATTGCCACCTTATGTTATTTTTCACGATGCTACCCTTAAAGAAATGGCCGCCTATTTTCCCCGGACAGAAGCCGATTTTTTAGCAATCAACGGCGTTGGTCAAGCACGCTATGATCATTATGGCGAAGTCTTTATCCAGGAAATCAAGCGTTTTGCCGAAAACAACCCGATCGAAATCAGAACCCGTCCTGAACTTGAGACGAGTTATACGGAGTCTAGTCCAATTAAAAAAAGAATTGATCCAAATACTGAGGAAAAAGCGACGCCGGATAAAGATGCCAAGATTCCCTCCTGCGACATCACCTATGACCTTTTTATGCAGGGACAGACCATTGCCGAAATTGCCGTCCAGCGGGAATTGACGGAGAATACCGTCTTAGGGCATTTATTCCGTTGCGATCAAGAAGAAAAACCCGTCGATTGGTCGGGCTTCGTGGATCAAGAGAAAGAAATCCAGATCATCAATGCCATTGGCACCGTTGGACTGGAAGGACTTAAACCGATTAAAGAAGCCCTGCCGACAGATTGCTCTTATGAAGATATCAAAATTGTGATTCATAAAAATAGCTTGAGATAG
- a CDS encoding arylamine N-acetyltransferase, with translation MSNQRFDLNAYLARIHYTGGRDVSAETLKNLHIAHAMNVPFENLDVFYKKPISLERDDLFNKIVINHRGGYCFELNGLFSAVLKEMGFQVTNHLARVYNNGFENSGKTHMVVLVEVDNQKWICDVGFGGNGLVAPIRFEEGLEQEHFYRTHRVMADSKYGYRLEFKTDGEFLPIYAFTLEECCPADYLIANHYTSTYPASFFTQLMMCSLTTDVGRITYLDGLLKIINSVDQDAEIEKKIVNDDEIREVLKQYFGIQLLNDASE, from the coding sequence ATGAGCAATCAACGATTTGACCTTAACGCCTATCTGGCGCGGATTCACTACACTGGGGGGCGGGACGTTTCAGCTGAAACGCTGAAAAATTTACACATTGCCCATGCCATGAACGTGCCCTTTGAAAACCTGGATGTATTTTATAAAAAACCAATTTCGCTGGAACGGGATGACCTGTTTAATAAGATTGTCATCAATCACCGGGGCGGCTACTGTTTTGAATTGAACGGCCTGTTTTCAGCGGTTCTTAAAGAAATGGGCTTTCAGGTCACCAATCACCTGGCCCGGGTTTATAATAATGGCTTTGAAAACTCGGGAAAAACTCATATGGTGGTGCTGGTGGAAGTAGACAATCAAAAATGGATCTGCGATGTCGGGTTTGGTGGGAATGGGCTGGTTGCACCAATTCGTTTTGAAGAGGGACTGGAACAGGAACATTTTTATCGAACTCATCGCGTCATGGCGGACTCAAAATACGGTTATCGACTGGAGTTTAAGACAGACGGTGAATTTCTACCAATCTATGCTTTTACCCTGGAAGAATGTTGTCCGGCGGATTACCTGATCGCCAATCATTATACATCGACCTATCCGGCTTCATTTTTTACCCAGCTGATGATGTGTTCGTTGACGACTGATGTCGGGCGAATCACCTATCTGGATGGGTTATTGAAAATAATCAACAGTGTTGATCAGGATGCAGAGATCGAAAAAAAAATCGTCAACGACGACGAAATTCGCGAAGTGCTCAAACAATATTTCGGGATTCAGCTGCTGAATGACGCTTCCGAATAG